From the Kogia breviceps isolate mKogBre1 chromosome 3, mKogBre1 haplotype 1, whole genome shotgun sequence genome, one window contains:
- the LOC131753412 gene encoding ubiquitin-like protein 7 isoform X4 yields the protein MQSPSVAPGAYSAAGGFLFEGLSDDEDDFHPSARSTPSSSTPSSRPASLGYSGAAGPRPITQSELATALALASTPESSSHTPTPGTQGHSSGTSPVSSGVQSGTPITNDLFSQALQHALQASGQPSLQMQTLIFRKE from the exons ATGCAGAGTCCTTCGGTTGCTCCGGGTGCTTACAGCGCCGCAG GTGGCTTCCTGTTTGAAGGGCTCTCTGATGATGAGGATGACTTTCACCCA AGCGCCAGGTCCACGCCCTCGAGCAGCACACCCAGCTCCCGCCCAGCTTCGCTGGGGTACAGTGGAGCTGCGGGGCCCCGGCCTATCACCCAGAGCGAGCTGGCCACCGCCCTGGCCCTGGCCAGCACTCCGGAGAGCAGCTCTCACACGCCAACTCCTGGCACCCAG GGCCATTCCTCAGGGACCTCCCCAGTGTCATCTGGCGTCCAGTCAGGGACGCCCATCACCAATGATCTCTTCAGCCAAGCTCTACAGCATGCGCTGCAGGCCTCCGGGCAGCCCAGCCTTCAG